The DNA segment GGCGTGGCGCTGGTCGGCACCGCCCTCGGCCATCCGGTGCACATCGTCACCGATCCGCGGATCGACCCGATCACCATGGCGAAGCTGCGTTCACTCGGCTGCCGGGTGCACGTCGTCCCGCGGATGACCGGCAACGGCTGGCAGAGCGCCCGGCTGGAGATGCTGGAAGAACTGATGCGGACCATGCCCGGCGCGTTCTGGCCGCGGCAGTACACCAACCCGGAGAACCCGCGGGCATATCGGAACCTGGCCGCTGAGCTGTACGAAGACCTCGGCACGGTCGACATCCTGGTCGGCGCCGTCGGCAGCGGGGGGTCGCTGTGCGGCACCTCGCGAGCGCTGCGCGAATACCTGCCCCGGGTACGCGTTGTCGGGGTGGACAGCGTGGGCTCGGTGCTGTTCGGCCAGCCGGACCGGCCCGGTCGGCTGCAGGGTGGCCTGGGCAACAGCCTGATGCCGGCCAACCTGGACCACGCGCTGCTCGACGAGGTGCACTGGCTCAACGACCGGGAGGCGTTCGAGGCCACCCGCGAGCTCGCCGCCCGGGAGAAGGTGTTCGCCGGCAACACGGCCGGTTCGGTCTACCGGGTGCTCACCCATCTCAGCCGTACGGCGCCGGCCGGCACCACGGTCGTCGGCATCATGGCCGACCGCGGCG comes from the Actinoplanes sp. OR16 genome and includes:
- a CDS encoding PLP-dependent cysteine synthase family protein, with translation MRYDSVIDAIGHTPLVRLATGAETGVRVYAKLELQNQFGMKDRVAKGAILAAREAGELLPGAPIVESSSGTMALGVALVGTALGHPVHIVTDPRIDPITMAKLRSLGCRVHVVPRMTGNGWQSARLEMLEELMRTMPGAFWPRQYTNPENPRAYRNLAAELYEDLGTVDILVGAVGSGGSLCGTSRALREYLPRVRVVGVDSVGSVLFGQPDRPGRLQGGLGNSLMPANLDHALLDEVHWLNDREAFEATRELAAREKVFAGNTAGSVYRVLTHLSRTAPAGTTVVGIMADRGDRYHSTVYDDDYWTEKGLGHLRCAEEPERVPSGQVVSGWSVRDLTDATVGGAPCRI